DNA from Kitasatospora acidiphila:
CACCCTGGCGCCCTCCACCCCCGCCGCCCAGGACCTCACCGCGCACGGCGTCCCGCGCGTCCACCTGTGGCCGCGCGGCGTCGACTCGCTGCGCTTCCACCCCCGCCACCGCGACCAGGCGCTGCGCCGGGCGCTCGCCCCCGGTGGCGAGGTGCTGGTCGGCTACGTCGGCCGGCTGGCCCCCGAGAAGCGGGTCGACCTGCTCGCCGGAGTGGCCGCCCTGCCCGGTGTCCGGCTGGTGGTGATCGGCGACGGGCCGAGCGCCGGCGCGCTGCGCGAACTGCTGCCCGGTGCGGTGTTCCTGGGGCGGCGCACCGGCGAGGAACTGGCCCGCTGCTACGCCAGCCTCGACCTGTTCGTGCACACCGGTCCGCTGGAGACCTTCTGCCAGACCATCCAGGAGGCGATGGCCAGCGGCGTCGCGGTGGTCGGCCCGGCCGCCGGCGGGCCGCTCGACCTGATCGGGCACCGCCGCACCGGCCTGCTGGTCGCCCCGCGCGACCAGCGCGCCGTCACCGAGGCGGTCGCCGAACTCGCCGCCGACCCGCAGCGCCGCGCCGCCTACGGGCAGGCCGGCCGGGGCGACGTCACCGCCCGCACCTGGGAGGCGATGGGGGACCTGCTGCTGCGGCACTACGCGGAGGCGCTGGCGGAGCACCGCGGCACGCCGGTGCGCTACGACGCGGTGCCGGCGGCTCCCGCGCAGCCCGTCGAGGAGTTCCCCGCTCCGGTCGCTCCGATCGAGCACCCGGCTCCCGTCGAGGAGCAGGCGGTATGAGCTCCTCACTGCGCATCGTCCGGCTGGCCAACTTCGTCACCCCGGTGTCCGGCGGCCTGCGCACCGCGCTGCGCCACCTCGGCGCCGGCTACCTGGCCGCCGGGCATGAACCGGTGCTGGTGGTGCCCGGCCCCGAGCACCGCGACGAACTCACCGAACAGGGCCGGGTGGTGACCCTCCCGGGCCCGGTGCTGCCGGCCAGCGGCGGCTACCGGCTGCTCACCGACCGGATGGCCGTCGCCCGGCTGCTGCACCGGCTGGCCCCCGACCGACTGGAGGTCTCCGACCGCACCACGCTGCGCTGGACCGGCAGTTGGGCCCGGCGCAACGGGGTGCCCGCGGCGATGGTCTCGCACGAGAGCGCCACCGGCCTGCTCCGCACCCGGGGCCTGCCCGAGCCTGCCGCCCGGGCCCTCGCCGACCGCCTCAACTCCCGCACCGCGCACGCATATGACACCGTGATCTGCACCACCGACTGGGCCGCCGACGAGTTCCGCCGACTCGGCGTCCAGCACCTGGTGCAGGCGCCGCTCGGCGTGGATCTGGACCGACTGCACCCATGGCGGCACGACCCGGCCGTGCGGCAGCGCTATGTGACGGATGGTCAGACCATGCTGATGCTCTGCTCGCGGCTCTCGGCGGAGAAACGGCCGGGGCGGGCGCTGGACGCGCTGGCCGAGCTGCGCCGCACCGGGCTGGACGCCGTCCTGGTGGTGGCCGGCACCGGCCCGCTGCGGGAACGGCTGCAACGGCGCGCCGGGCGCGAGGGGCTGCCCGTGCGGTTCCTCGGCCACATCGCCGAACGGGCCGAGCTCAGCGCCCTGTTGGCCTCGGCCGATGTGGTGCTGGCGCCCGGGCCGATCGAGACCTTCGGGCTGGCCGCGCTGGAGGCGCTGGCCTGCGGCACCCCGGTGGCGGTCAGCCGTTCCTCGGCGCTGCCCGGCATCGTGGCCGACGCGGGCGCGGTGGCCGCCGACACCGGACCAGGATTCGCCGCAGCGGTACGGGAGTTGCTGGCCCGCCCCGAGGACCGGCGGCGCACCGAGGCCCGGGCCCGGGCCGAGCAGTACAGCTGGGACGCAGCGGTCGCGGCGTTCCTGGCCATCCACGAACGGAGCAGAGCACGCAGCGTCGGGAGCATGACATGACCGCACCCACCCACTCCGCGCCCGCGATCGCGGCCGCCCCGGTTGAGATCGTCCGCTTCGCCGCCCTGGGCGACTCCGTCACCGAGGGGGTCGGCGCCCCCGCCGGCCCGCCATGCCCGGCTGGCGGGGCTGGCCGGCACTGCTGGCACCCGCGTTGGCGGCCGACCCGGCCCACGTGCTGCACCGCAACCTGGCGGTCAGCGGCGCCCGCAGCGCCGACCTGGTCAGCCGGCAACTCCCCGCCGCGCTGGCCATGCGGCCGCACC
Protein-coding regions in this window:
- a CDS encoding glycosyltransferase, encoding MSSSLRIVRLANFVTPVSGGLRTALRHLGAGYLAAGHEPVLVVPGPEHRDELTEQGRVVTLPGPVLPASGGYRLLTDRMAVARLLHRLAPDRLEVSDRTTLRWTGSWARRNGVPAAMVSHESATGLLRTRGLPEPAARALADRLNSRTAHAYDTVICTTDWAADEFRRLGVQHLVQAPLGVDLDRLHPWRHDPAVRQRYVTDGQTMLMLCSRLSAEKRPGRALDALAELRRTGLDAVLVVAGTGPLRERLQRRAGREGLPVRFLGHIAERAELSALLASADVVLAPGPIETFGLAALEALACGTPVAVSRSSALPGIVADAGAVAADTGPGFAAAVRELLARPEDRRRTEARARAEQYSWDAAVAAFLAIHERSRARSVGSMT